In Zea mays cultivar B73 chromosome 7, Zm-B73-REFERENCE-NAM-5.0, whole genome shotgun sequence, the following proteins share a genomic window:
- the LOC103632596 gene encoding uncharacterized protein has protein sequence MSKKQAIQCKYCDKVIHGGITRVKYHLANIGGFNVTKCKKVPAHVKQEMEAFLTKKTGEKEQRKKKKQRDRDEIDLDKSDGSNEEDNGHENDVIVLKSTRESNNCSSSRPPTNGGSGTIDNFYKPQSVEESDHKNKIQTKLSTHKREERRDRACEYICQFFYEAGIAHNTITLPSFGHMLEAIGAFGRGLRGPSAYEMSGPFLKRAKQKVLDIFKNHHESWQLTGCSVMTNAWTDRKGRGVMNLVVHSAHGVYFLDSVDCSTVKKDGKYVFDLVDRCIQEIRKENVVQVVTDNASVNTAAASLMAAKTPSIFWTGCAAHCLDLMLEDIGKLGPMEQTIASARQVTTFLYAHT, from the coding sequence ATGAGTAAGAAGCAAGCAATACAGTGCAAGTACTGTGACAAGGTGATCCATGGTGGAATTACTAGAGTTAAATATCATCTTGCAAACATTGGAGGTTTCAATGTTACAAAGTGCAAGAAAGTTCCAGCACATGTTAAGCAAGAGATGGAGGCCTTTCTTACAAAGAAGACTGGTGAAAAAGAACAGAGAAAGAAGAAAAAACAAAGAGATAGGGATGAAATTGATCTAGATAAATCAGATGGATCCAATGAAGAAGACAATGGGCATGAGAATGATGTTATTGTGCTGAAATCAACAAGGGAAAGTAATAATTGCAGCAGCTCTAGACCCCCAACAAATGGTGGCAGTGGCACTATTGACAACTTCTACAAGCCACAATCTGTTGAAGAGTCTGACCACAAGAACAAAATTCAAACAAAGTTGTCAACCCATAAAAGAGAAGAGAGACGAGATAGAGCTTGTGAGTATATATGCCAATTTTTTTATGAAGCTGGAATTGCACATAATACAATAACCCTCCCAAGCTTTGGCCATATGCTTGAGGCAATTGGAGCTTTTGGTAGAGGTCTGAGAGGTCCTAGTGCCTATGAGATGAGTGGACCATTCTTGAAGAGAGCAAAGCAAAAGGTATTGGATATATTCAAGAATCACCATGAATCATGGCAGCTCACAGGTTGCTCGGTGATGACAAATGCATGGACAGATAGGAAGGGAAGGGGAGTGATGAACTTGGTTGTCCATAGTGCACATGGGGTCTATTTCTTAGATTCAGTGGACTGCTCAACAGTAAAGAAAGATGGAAAATATGTGTTTGACCTTGTGGACAGATGCATCCAAGAGATACGGAAAGAAAATGTTGTCCAAGTGGTGACTGACAATGCAAGTGTCAACACAGCAGCAGCAAGTCTAATGGCGGCAAAGACACCCTCCATATTTTGGACAGGATGTGCAGCCCATTGCTTAGATCTGATGCTTGAAGATATTGGGAAGCTTGGACCTATGGAACAAACAATTGCTAGTGCTAGACAGGTGACCACATTCTTGTATGCTCATACATGA